One genomic window of Camelina sativa cultivar DH55 chromosome 5, Cs, whole genome shotgun sequence includes the following:
- the LOC109133043 gene encoding putative defensin-like protein 128: MMTKFTIVAIFIVFFLGMVAKETQGQHICHQVLLNDHCDGPTCTDLCDKKLQGTGQCYMTIDKRFICLCNYYC, translated from the exons ATGATGACTAAATTCACCATTGTTGCTatcttcattgtcttcttccTAG gGATGGTGGCAAAAGAGACGCAAGGGCAACATATATGTCATCAGGTTCTACTAAATGACCATTGTGATGGACCAACATGCACAGATCTGTGTGACAAGAAGCTGCAAGGAACTGGCCAGTGTTACATGACTATTGACAAACGATTTATATGCCTCTGTAATTATTATTGCTGA
- the LOC109133009 gene encoding putative defensin-like protein 119 — translation MMTKATVLSIFTIVLVLGMMTGETQGQEMCRDIPMRGQKCVAHTCATFCKKKWNGSGSCFPNGQIKSCLCTFPCKS, via the exons atGATGACTAAAGCCACAGTTCTTTCTATCTTTACGATCGTCCTTGTTTTAG GAATGATGACAGGAGAGACGCAAGGACAAGAAATGTGTCGTGATATTCCAATGAGAGGTCAAAAGTGTGTCGCTCACACCTGTGCCACTTTCTGTAAGAAAAAATGGAATGGAAGTGGCTCCTGCTTCCCAAATGGACAAATTAAGAGTTGTCTCTGCACGTTTCCATGCaaatcttaa
- the LOC109133044 gene encoding putative defensin-like protein 119 has translation MTKAIGLVIFMIVLVLGIMMGETQGQEMCHDLPMRGQNCVDDTCATLCKQKWNGSGLCFPNGQIKDCLCTFPCKS, from the exons atgaCTAAAGCCATAGGTCTTGTTATCTTTATGATCGTCCTCGTTTTAG gAATAATGATGGGAGAGACGCAAGGACAAGAAATGTGTCATGATCTTCCAATGAGAGGTCAAAACTGTGTCGATGACACCTGTGCCACTCTCTGTAAGCAAAAATGGAATGGAAGTGGCTTGTGCTTCCCAAATGGACAAATAAAGGACTGCCTCTGCACGTTTCCTTGcaaatcttga